From one Triticum urartu cultivar G1812 chromosome 3, Tu2.1, whole genome shotgun sequence genomic stretch:
- the LOC125544890 gene encoding factor of DNA methylation 1-like isoform X2 gives MAETGDASSDWLARLSGLGSYVCSKMNYHEYCSHEYNGIHSALHRVLEEKEKVEQEHKARLQLVAAKEELVKRNEEQEAEIQSLKRKLQASEARHTPAQGSGREHNQSGRQVQRTSVQKRKRQSEGQAGEDAEDHQAAEILCAMNNLEQGLSAELRDVREETSNINAELIKGFLDMGGVGRQNIAVKYMGQLSERPFLLACLQKFLRKEAEAEASRLCKFWQEQLMNPEWYPFKTDTVGGISEGTINDDDIKLQELRATWGEESYKALVKALVNSFLELKECGKLSDRTIVAQLWNFEEDRKATLSESVEYVCNKVKSLSNENVRTSTRGKRGRCVGRA, from the exons ATGGCAGAGACCGGAGATGCAAGCAGCGACTGGCTTGCGCGCCTCTCTGGACTCGGTTCATATGTTTGCTCCAAGATGAACTACCACGAGTACTGCAGCCATGAATACAACGGCATCCACAGCGCGCTTCACAGAGTCCTCGAAGAAAAGGAGAAGGTGGAGCAAGAACACAAGG CAAGGCTTCAACTCGTCGCTGCAAAGGAGGAGCTCGTTAAAAGGAATGAAGAGCAGGAAGCAGAGATTCAGTCTCTAAAGAGAAAGCTCCAAGCAAGTGAGGCAAGGCATACGCCGGCACAGGGGAGTGGTCGTGAACATAACCAGTCTGGAAGG CAGGTGCAAAGAACGTCAGTGCAGAAAAGAAAACGGCAATCTGAGGGACAAGCTGGTGAAGATGCTGAGGATCATCAGGCTGCGGAAATTCTGTGTGCTATGAACAATCTTGAACAAGGTTTGAGTGCGGAGCTTCGCGATGTTAGAGAAGAGACTTCAAATATCAACGCTGAGCTCATCAAG GGATTTCTTGATATGGGTGGTGTTGGTAGACAGAATATCGCAGTAAAGTACATGGGGCAGTTGAGTGAGAGGCCATTCCTACTGGCATGCCTTCAGAAGTTTCTCCGCAAAGAAGCCGAGGCAGAAGCTTCTCGGCTGTGCAAATTTTGGCAGGAGCAGCTCATGAACCCAGAGTGGTATCCCTTCAAGACTGACACGGTTGGAGGCATTTCTGAG GGGACCATTAATGACGATGACATTAAGCTACAAGAGCTGCGGGCTACATGGGGGGAAGAGTCTTACAAGGCTTTGGTGAAGGCTTTGGTGAATAGTTTCTTGGAGTTAAAGGAATGTGGCAAGCTGAGTGACAGAACCATTGTAGCCCAGCTTTGGAATTTCGAAGAGGACAGGAAGGCCACTCTCAGTGAGAGTGTTGAGTACGTGTGCAACAAAGTGAAGAGCCTCAGCAATGAGAATGTCAGGACCTCGACTCGCGG GAAAAGGGGCCGTTGTGTTGGACGAGCATGA
- the LOC125544890 gene encoding factor of DNA methylation 1-like isoform X3 translates to MAETGDASSDWLARLSGLGSYVCSKMNYHEYCSHEYNGIHSALHRVLEEKEKVEQEHKARLQLVAAKEELVKRNEEQEAEIQSLKRKLQASEARHTPAQGSGREHNQSGRVQRTSVQKRKRQSEGQAGEDAEDHQAAEILCAMNNLEQGLSAELRDVREETSNINAELIKGFLDMGGVGRQNIAVKYMGQLSERPFLLACLQKFLRKEAEAEASRLCKFWQEQLMNPEWYPFKTDTVGGISEGTINDDDIKLQELRATWGEESYKALVKALVNSFLELKECGKLSDRTIVAQLWNFEEDRKATLSESVEYVCNKVKSLSNENVRTSTRGKRGRCVGRA, encoded by the exons ATGGCAGAGACCGGAGATGCAAGCAGCGACTGGCTTGCGCGCCTCTCTGGACTCGGTTCATATGTTTGCTCCAAGATGAACTACCACGAGTACTGCAGCCATGAATACAACGGCATCCACAGCGCGCTTCACAGAGTCCTCGAAGAAAAGGAGAAGGTGGAGCAAGAACACAAGG CAAGGCTTCAACTCGTCGCTGCAAAGGAGGAGCTCGTTAAAAGGAATGAAGAGCAGGAAGCAGAGATTCAGTCTCTAAAGAGAAAGCTCCAAGCAAGTGAGGCAAGGCATACGCCGGCACAGGGGAGTGGTCGTGAACATAACCAGTCTGGAAGG GTGCAAAGAACGTCAGTGCAGAAAAGAAAACGGCAATCTGAGGGACAAGCTGGTGAAGATGCTGAGGATCATCAGGCTGCGGAAATTCTGTGTGCTATGAACAATCTTGAACAAGGTTTGAGTGCGGAGCTTCGCGATGTTAGAGAAGAGACTTCAAATATCAACGCTGAGCTCATCAAG GGATTTCTTGATATGGGTGGTGTTGGTAGACAGAATATCGCAGTAAAGTACATGGGGCAGTTGAGTGAGAGGCCATTCCTACTGGCATGCCTTCAGAAGTTTCTCCGCAAAGAAGCCGAGGCAGAAGCTTCTCGGCTGTGCAAATTTTGGCAGGAGCAGCTCATGAACCCAGAGTGGTATCCCTTCAAGACTGACACGGTTGGAGGCATTTCTGAG GGGACCATTAATGACGATGACATTAAGCTACAAGAGCTGCGGGCTACATGGGGGGAAGAGTCTTACAAGGCTTTGGTGAAGGCTTTGGTGAATAGTTTCTTGGAGTTAAAGGAATGTGGCAAGCTGAGTGACAGAACCATTGTAGCCCAGCTTTGGAATTTCGAAGAGGACAGGAAGGCCACTCTCAGTGAGAGTGTTGAGTACGTGTGCAACAAAGTGAAGAGCCTCAGCAATGAGAATGTCAGGACCTCGACTCGCGG GAAAAGGGGCCGTTGTGTTGGACGAGCATGA
- the LOC125544890 gene encoding factor of DNA methylation 1-like isoform X1, with protein MAETGDASSDWLARLSGLGSYVCSKMNYHEYCSHEYNGIHSALHRVLEEKEKVEQEHKARLQLVAAKEELVKRNEEQEAEIQSLKRKLQASEARHTPAQGSGREHNQSGRKQVQRTSVQKRKRQSEGQAGEDAEDHQAAEILCAMNNLEQGLSAELRDVREETSNINAELIKGFLDMGGVGRQNIAVKYMGQLSERPFLLACLQKFLRKEAEAEASRLCKFWQEQLMNPEWYPFKTDTVGGISEGTINDDDIKLQELRATWGEESYKALVKALVNSFLELKECGKLSDRTIVAQLWNFEEDRKATLSESVEYVCNKVKSLSNENVRTSTRGKRGRCVGRA; from the exons ATGGCAGAGACCGGAGATGCAAGCAGCGACTGGCTTGCGCGCCTCTCTGGACTCGGTTCATATGTTTGCTCCAAGATGAACTACCACGAGTACTGCAGCCATGAATACAACGGCATCCACAGCGCGCTTCACAGAGTCCTCGAAGAAAAGGAGAAGGTGGAGCAAGAACACAAGG CAAGGCTTCAACTCGTCGCTGCAAAGGAGGAGCTCGTTAAAAGGAATGAAGAGCAGGAAGCAGAGATTCAGTCTCTAAAGAGAAAGCTCCAAGCAAGTGAGGCAAGGCATACGCCGGCACAGGGGAGTGGTCGTGAACATAACCAGTCTGGAAGG AAGCAGGTGCAAAGAACGTCAGTGCAGAAAAGAAAACGGCAATCTGAGGGACAAGCTGGTGAAGATGCTGAGGATCATCAGGCTGCGGAAATTCTGTGTGCTATGAACAATCTTGAACAAGGTTTGAGTGCGGAGCTTCGCGATGTTAGAGAAGAGACTTCAAATATCAACGCTGAGCTCATCAAG GGATTTCTTGATATGGGTGGTGTTGGTAGACAGAATATCGCAGTAAAGTACATGGGGCAGTTGAGTGAGAGGCCATTCCTACTGGCATGCCTTCAGAAGTTTCTCCGCAAAGAAGCCGAGGCAGAAGCTTCTCGGCTGTGCAAATTTTGGCAGGAGCAGCTCATGAACCCAGAGTGGTATCCCTTCAAGACTGACACGGTTGGAGGCATTTCTGAG GGGACCATTAATGACGATGACATTAAGCTACAAGAGCTGCGGGCTACATGGGGGGAAGAGTCTTACAAGGCTTTGGTGAAGGCTTTGGTGAATAGTTTCTTGGAGTTAAAGGAATGTGGCAAGCTGAGTGACAGAACCATTGTAGCCCAGCTTTGGAATTTCGAAGAGGACAGGAAGGCCACTCTCAGTGAGAGTGTTGAGTACGTGTGCAACAAAGTGAAGAGCCTCAGCAATGAGAATGTCAGGACCTCGACTCGCGG GAAAAGGGGCCGTTGTGTTGGACGAGCATGA